One genomic region from Solwaraspora sp. WMMD792 encodes:
- a CDS encoding lysophospholipid acyltransferase family protein codes for MPPLYSIGKVTVGPALLLGWRPKVEGRENVPTTGGVILAANHLSVADEYFLGAVLPRHVAFWAKAEYFDGTGFRGLLTKGLVTGLGAIRVERGGGRAALSAFDGAIPLLRAGRQVAVFPEGTRSPDGRLYRGRTGVARLALAAGVPVVPVGFVGTAQIQPIGSLWPKLSRGTVTVRFGKPLDFTGRGDDRSEMRRITDEVMSEIQQLTGQEYVPRYAPPRTAGGARTGDGQPGNGNGNGDAAG; via the coding sequence GTGCCGCCGCTGTATTCGATCGGCAAAGTCACTGTCGGACCAGCGTTGCTGCTGGGCTGGCGACCCAAGGTGGAAGGGCGGGAGAACGTCCCCACCACCGGCGGGGTGATCCTGGCCGCGAACCACCTGTCCGTCGCCGACGAGTACTTCCTCGGCGCGGTGCTGCCCCGGCACGTGGCGTTCTGGGCCAAGGCCGAGTACTTCGACGGCACCGGATTCCGTGGGCTGCTGACCAAGGGCCTGGTGACCGGGCTCGGCGCGATCCGGGTGGAACGCGGCGGCGGGCGGGCGGCGCTGAGCGCCTTCGACGGCGCGATCCCGCTGCTGCGGGCCGGCCGGCAGGTGGCCGTCTTCCCGGAGGGCACCCGCTCGCCGGACGGGCGGCTGTACCGGGGCCGGACCGGGGTGGCCCGGCTGGCGCTGGCCGCCGGGGTGCCGGTCGTCCCGGTCGGATTCGTCGGCACCGCGCAGATCCAGCCGATCGGGTCGCTCTGGCCGAAGCTGAGCCGGGGCACGGTCACGGTCCGGTTCGGCAAGCCGCTCGACTTCACCGGGCGCGGCGACGACCGCTCCGAGATGCGCCGGATCACCGACGAGGTGATGAGCGAGATCCAGCAGCTCACCGGCCAGGAGTACGTGCCCCGGTACGCGCCACCGCGTACCGCTGGTGGGGCCAGGACCGGCGACGGCCAGCCGGGCAACGGCAACGGCAACGGCGACGCCGCCGGCTGA
- the ileS gene encoding isoleucine--tRNA ligase, whose product MAYPMTDPAATGVPASPDLPEVERRVLDYWTADKTFEASVDQRDPGPDGANEYVFYDGPPFANGLPHYGHLFTGYVKDVVPRYQTMRGRRVERRFGWDCHGLPAEVEAERQLGISTKAEIVELGMERFNDVCRSSVLTYTQDWERYVTRQARWVDFVNDYKTLDLDYMESVMWAFKALYDKGLVYEGFRVLAYCWRCETPLSNTETRMDDVYRDRQDPTVTVWFELAPAQPGGETERIGVWTTTPWTLPSNLALAVGPDIEYAVLRRDGQRYLLGAARLEAYAKELDGFERVGTVCGADLVGRRYTPLFDYLVDRAGPNAYQVLGADFVTTEDGTGVVHMAPAFGEDDQNTCNAAGIPTIVTVDDHTRFTALVPPYAGEQVFDTNKPIIRELRDRGLLLRHDTYTHSYPHCWRCDTPLVYKAVSSWFVAVSTFRDRMVELNQQISWTPAHVKDGSFGKWLAGARDWSISRNRFWGSPIPVWRSDDPAYPRVDVYGSLDELERDFGVRPADLHRPGIDELTRPNPDDPTGRSTMRRVPEVLDCWFESGSMPFAQVHYPFENREWFEHHYPGDFIVEYIGQTRGWFYTMHVLATALFDRPAFRNCVSHGILLGADGRKMSKSLRNYPDVYEVFDTYGSDAMRWMLMASPVLRGGDMAVVESGVRDAVRQVLLPLWNVWYFFALYANAEGYTATRRTDSTHLLDRYVLAKTGELVDEATRQMDGYDVSGACASVRTYLDALTNWYVRRSRDRFWSGDTDAFDTLYTVLETLTRVVAPLAPLTSEEIWRGLTGDRSVHLTDWPAAGEFPADHDLVASMDAVREVCSAGLSLRKARNLRVRLPLPALTVASAAAPRLRPFADLVADEVNVKSVEFTDAVADHCQQVLTVVPRVLGPRVGGQVQAVIRAVKSGDWALGDDGAPVAAGVRLADGEYELKLVAADPEHSAPLPAGQGVVVLDTTVTPELAAEGLARDLVRVIQQARREADLRITDRVRVTVAAGAEVAAAVRAYQDFVAGEVLADEVTFDPSGASAAGPAGGFAGEVGDGEPVSVRVQRV is encoded by the coding sequence ATGGCGTACCCGATGACCGACCCCGCCGCGACCGGCGTGCCGGCCAGTCCGGACCTGCCCGAGGTGGAGCGCCGCGTCCTGGACTACTGGACGGCGGACAAGACCTTCGAAGCCAGCGTCGACCAGCGCGACCCGGGTCCGGACGGCGCCAACGAGTACGTCTTCTACGACGGCCCGCCGTTCGCCAACGGCCTGCCGCACTACGGCCACCTGTTCACCGGCTACGTCAAGGACGTGGTGCCGCGCTACCAGACGATGCGCGGCCGGCGGGTCGAGCGCCGCTTCGGCTGGGACTGCCACGGCCTGCCCGCCGAGGTCGAAGCCGAACGTCAGCTCGGCATCTCCACCAAGGCGGAGATCGTCGAGTTGGGCATGGAGCGCTTCAACGACGTCTGCCGCAGCTCGGTGCTGACCTACACCCAGGACTGGGAGCGCTACGTCACCCGGCAGGCCCGCTGGGTCGACTTCGTCAACGACTACAAGACGCTCGACCTGGACTACATGGAGAGCGTCATGTGGGCCTTCAAGGCCCTGTACGACAAGGGGCTGGTCTACGAGGGCTTCCGGGTGCTGGCCTACTGCTGGCGCTGCGAGACGCCGCTGAGCAACACCGAGACCCGGATGGACGACGTATACCGGGACCGGCAGGACCCGACCGTCACCGTCTGGTTCGAGCTGGCGCCGGCGCAGCCCGGTGGCGAGACGGAACGGATCGGGGTGTGGACCACCACGCCGTGGACGCTGCCGTCGAACCTGGCCCTCGCCGTCGGCCCGGACATCGAGTACGCGGTACTGCGGCGCGACGGGCAGCGGTACCTGCTGGGGGCGGCCCGCCTCGAGGCGTACGCCAAGGAACTGGACGGGTTCGAGCGGGTCGGCACGGTCTGCGGCGCCGACCTGGTCGGACGCCGCTACACCCCGCTGTTCGACTACCTGGTCGACCGGGCCGGCCCGAACGCGTACCAGGTCCTCGGCGCCGACTTCGTCACCACCGAGGACGGCACCGGGGTGGTGCACATGGCCCCGGCGTTCGGTGAGGACGACCAGAACACCTGCAACGCCGCCGGCATCCCGACGATCGTCACCGTCGACGACCACACCCGGTTCACCGCCCTGGTCCCGCCGTACGCGGGGGAGCAGGTGTTCGACACCAACAAGCCGATCATCCGTGAGCTGCGCGACCGGGGTCTGCTGCTGCGCCACGACACCTACACCCACTCGTACCCGCACTGCTGGCGCTGTGACACGCCGCTGGTCTACAAGGCGGTGTCGTCGTGGTTCGTGGCCGTGTCGACCTTCCGGGACCGGATGGTGGAGCTGAACCAGCAGATCTCCTGGACGCCGGCGCACGTCAAGGACGGCTCGTTCGGCAAGTGGCTGGCTGGAGCGCGGGACTGGTCGATCAGCCGGAACCGGTTCTGGGGCTCGCCGATCCCGGTCTGGCGCTCGGACGACCCGGCCTACCCGCGGGTCGACGTGTACGGCTCGCTCGACGAGCTGGAACGCGACTTCGGCGTACGCCCGGCCGACCTGCACCGGCCCGGCATCGACGAGCTGACCCGGCCCAACCCGGACGACCCGACCGGACGGTCCACGATGCGCCGGGTGCCGGAGGTGCTGGACTGCTGGTTCGAGTCCGGGTCGATGCCGTTCGCCCAGGTGCACTACCCGTTCGAGAACCGGGAGTGGTTCGAGCACCACTACCCGGGCGACTTCATCGTCGAGTACATCGGGCAGACCCGGGGCTGGTTCTACACCATGCACGTGCTGGCCACCGCGCTGTTCGACCGGCCGGCGTTCCGCAACTGCGTCAGCCACGGCATCCTGCTCGGCGCCGACGGGCGCAAGATGAGCAAGAGCCTGCGCAACTACCCGGACGTGTACGAGGTGTTCGACACCTACGGCTCGGACGCGATGCGCTGGATGCTGATGGCCTCGCCGGTGCTGCGCGGCGGCGACATGGCGGTGGTGGAGAGCGGCGTCCGCGACGCCGTCCGGCAGGTGCTGCTGCCGCTGTGGAACGTCTGGTACTTCTTCGCGTTGTACGCCAACGCGGAGGGCTACACCGCGACCCGGCGTACCGACAGCACCCACCTGCTCGACCGGTACGTGCTGGCCAAGACCGGTGAACTGGTCGACGAGGCCACCCGGCAGATGGACGGCTACGACGTCTCCGGTGCCTGCGCCAGTGTGCGCACCTATCTCGACGCGTTGACCAACTGGTACGTCCGCCGGTCCCGGGACCGGTTCTGGTCCGGTGACACCGACGCGTTCGACACGCTGTACACGGTGCTGGAGACGCTCACCCGGGTGGTGGCGCCGTTGGCGCCGTTGACCAGCGAGGAGATCTGGCGCGGGCTGACCGGTGACCGGTCGGTGCACCTGACCGACTGGCCGGCCGCTGGCGAGTTCCCCGCCGACCACGACCTGGTCGCGTCGATGGACGCGGTCCGGGAGGTCTGCTCGGCCGGGCTGTCGCTGCGCAAGGCCCGCAATCTGCGGGTCCGGCTGCCGCTGCCGGCGCTGACCGTGGCCAGCGCCGCCGCGCCGCGGCTGCGGCCGTTCGCCGACCTGGTCGCCGACGAGGTCAACGTCAAGTCGGTGGAGTTCACCGACGCGGTCGCCGACCACTGCCAGCAGGTGCTGACCGTGGTGCCCCGGGTGCTCGGCCCCCGGGTCGGTGGCCAGGTGCAGGCGGTGATCCGGGCGGTGAAGTCCGGCGACTGGGCGCTGGGCGACGACGGTGCGCCGGTCGCCGCCGGGGTCCGGCTGGCCGACGGGGAGTACGAGTTGAAGCTGGTCGCCGCCGACCCGGAGCATTCCGCACCGTTGCCGGCCGGGCAGGGGGTGGTGGTGCTGGACACCACCGTCACGCCGGAGCTGGCCGCCGAAGGGCTGGCCCGGGACCTGGTCCGGGTGATCCAGCAGGCCCGGCGGGAGGCGGATCTGCGGATCACCGACCGGGTCCGGGTCACGGTGGCGGCTGGTGCCGAGGTGGCGGCGGCGGTACGGGCGTACCAGGACTTCGTCGCCGGTGAGGTGCTCGCCGACGAGGTGACGTTCGACCCGTCCGGGGCGTCGGCCGCCGGTCCGGCGGGGGGATTCGCCGGTGAGGTGGGCGACGGTGAGCCGGTGTCGGTGCGGGTGCAGCGGGTCTGA
- a CDS encoding alkaline phosphatase D family protein, whose amino-acid sequence MNPFDRRTLLRAGLAGGAGLAGGALLGGAGAAAGADVASGRPITPAWHPTGRPVLTHGVQSGVVGPGEAVVWTRADRVGRLIVEVGRRPDLRDARRVRGPVLDGRGDFTGKVQLRGLPAGERLHYRVRVESLHRPGLVSEPLTGSLRTAPRAGGYHGHHRGRPGGGPGGRVDDVRFVWTGDIAGQGWGISDDFGGMRIFEAMRRGRPDFFLCSGDTVYADNPLAETVTLPDGRVWRNLVTPEKSKVAETLTEFRGQFAYNLLDAQLRAFAAEVPQLNQWDDHEVTNNWYPGEILTDPRYTETRVDVLAARSRQAFHEWLPTPDDGPLYRVVRYGPLLDVFVLDMRTYKDPNDGNTYADPHRGLLGTQQRQWLIRELTRSTATWKVIANDLPLGLIVPDGGGAQEGIAQGDGGAPAGRELEFAEILGAAHRAGVTGIVFLTADVHYTAAHHYDPARASVADFTPFWEFVSGPAHAGAFGPNTLDGTFGPEAVFVNAPPRANTSPAEGFQHYGEVFVDGGSRAFTVHLRDRDGRSLWSTTLPAPPAG is encoded by the coding sequence ATGAACCCATTCGACCGCCGTACCCTGCTGCGGGCCGGACTGGCCGGCGGTGCCGGGCTCGCCGGCGGCGCGCTGCTCGGCGGAGCCGGTGCGGCCGCCGGCGCGGACGTCGCGTCCGGCCGGCCCATCACACCGGCCTGGCACCCCACCGGCCGGCCGGTGCTCACCCACGGCGTGCAGAGCGGCGTGGTCGGCCCCGGCGAGGCCGTCGTCTGGACCCGCGCCGACCGGGTCGGCCGGCTGATTGTCGAGGTCGGCCGCCGGCCCGACCTGCGCGACGCCCGACGGGTACGCGGCCCGGTGCTCGACGGCCGGGGCGACTTCACCGGCAAGGTGCAGCTGCGGGGCCTGCCCGCCGGCGAGCGGCTGCACTACCGGGTGCGGGTGGAGAGCCTGCACCGTCCCGGCCTGGTCAGCGAACCGCTGACCGGTTCGCTGCGCACCGCACCCCGCGCCGGTGGCTACCACGGACACCACCGGGGCCGGCCGGGCGGCGGTCCCGGCGGGCGGGTCGACGACGTGCGGTTCGTCTGGACCGGGGACATCGCCGGTCAGGGCTGGGGGATCAGCGACGACTTCGGCGGGATGCGGATCTTCGAGGCGATGCGGCGTGGCCGGCCGGACTTCTTTTTGTGCAGCGGCGACACCGTGTACGCCGACAACCCGCTCGCCGAGACGGTGACGCTGCCGGACGGGCGGGTGTGGCGCAACCTGGTGACCCCGGAGAAGTCCAAGGTCGCCGAGACGCTCACCGAGTTCCGTGGCCAGTTCGCCTACAACCTGCTCGACGCGCAGCTGCGGGCGTTCGCCGCCGAGGTGCCGCAACTCAACCAGTGGGACGACCACGAGGTGACCAACAACTGGTATCCGGGCGAGATCCTCACCGACCCGCGTTACACCGAGACCCGGGTCGACGTGCTGGCGGCACGGTCCCGGCAGGCGTTCCACGAGTGGCTGCCGACCCCGGACGACGGGCCGCTGTACCGGGTGGTCCGCTACGGGCCGCTGCTGGACGTGTTCGTCCTCGACATGCGCACCTACAAGGACCCCAACGACGGCAACACGTACGCCGACCCGCATCGTGGCCTGCTCGGCACCCAGCAACGGCAGTGGCTGATCCGCGAGCTCACCCGGTCGACGGCCACCTGGAAGGTGATCGCCAACGACCTGCCGCTCGGGCTGATCGTGCCGGACGGTGGCGGGGCCCAGGAAGGGATCGCCCAGGGCGACGGCGGCGCACCGGCCGGGCGGGAGCTGGAGTTCGCCGAGATCCTCGGCGCGGCGCACCGGGCCGGCGTCACCGGCATCGTCTTCCTCACCGCCGACGTGCACTACACCGCCGCCCATCACTACGACCCGGCGCGGGCCTCGGTGGCCGACTTCACCCCGTTCTGGGAGTTCGTCTCCGGCCCGGCGCACGCCGGGGCGTTCGGCCCGAACACCCTCGACGGTACGTTCGGCCCGGAGGCGGTGTTCGTCAACGCCCCGCCGCGGGCCAACACGTCGCCGGCCGAAGGTTTCCAGCACTATGGCGAGGTGTTCGTCGACGGCGGGTCCCGGGCGTTCACCGTGCATCTGCGCGACCGGGACGGCCGTTCGCTCTGGTCGACCACCCTGCCGGCCCCACCCGCCGGCTGA
- the ndk gene encoding nucleoside-diphosphate kinase, translating to MSSPTDVERTLVLIKPDAVRRGLVGEILGRFERKGLHLVTLQSRRMDEELAGAHYADHVDKPFYPPLKEFMTSGPLVALVLAGDQAIEVVRALIGTTDGRKAAAGTIRGDLALSNRENLVHASDSPESAAREIKLWFPDLG from the coding sequence GTGTCCAGCCCCACCGATGTCGAACGTACCCTCGTGTTGATCAAGCCGGACGCGGTCCGGCGCGGCTTGGTCGGCGAGATCCTCGGCCGGTTCGAGCGTAAGGGACTGCACCTGGTCACCCTGCAGTCGCGCCGGATGGACGAGGAGCTGGCCGGCGCGCACTACGCCGACCATGTGGACAAGCCGTTCTACCCGCCGCTGAAGGAGTTCATGACCAGCGGGCCGCTGGTCGCCCTGGTGCTCGCCGGTGACCAGGCGATCGAGGTGGTGCGTGCGCTGATCGGCACCACCGACGGACGCAAGGCGGCAGCCGGCACCATTCGCGGCGACCTGGCGCTGTCCAACCGGGAGAACCTGGTGCACGCCTCGGACTCCCCGGAGAGCGCGGCCCGCGAGATCAAGCTCTGGTTCCCCGACCTGGGCTGA
- a CDS encoding VOC family protein has product MANGHRSVSTARKLIATVLGTFATFIILFGAGMTSWAIAALGVALLVLAVSLVLITAFPGTERAWVAGIAHVRSVSEPPASSTYGRCELQILVDAPGVPPRSVKVRDPRVPVAKWPDPGATLPIMVAIDDQRHVRIIWDDVLTHAEAAAERADLPPEFDEPDFSTLDDDLLDVDEEPPWARRRSDDLFLDPDTAQTADLGAGLRDDDLAEPAGPADDPRQRRRDPAENPRPDFATPGFDPDIEQSEPADPGRVDAPGKVDDPVVVSQSPGGHKVVDGTVVDPQPVPLPRRARPRPYSPPAEPEAGTVTAGADRGRAAAEARAESPTATGTALADQPDQDADDPDGGSVTDPDGPLADLAAAGPVTGPDTLADEPGDDHGPIHGVGLTLLVADLDRSVGFYRDMLGFFEIDGGDGNAVLASGQTRLVLRSVPEVAPVNRRLMHLNLEVDGLQRMHDELKAKGVRFTYAPRAVNRGARLELWAAAFRDPDGHGIAIIEWRDRDQPTSDADTDAAQ; this is encoded by the coding sequence GTGGCGAACGGCCATCGATCGGTTTCCACCGCCCGCAAGCTCATCGCGACGGTGCTGGGCACTTTCGCCACGTTCATCATCCTCTTCGGCGCCGGCATGACCAGCTGGGCCATCGCCGCGCTGGGCGTGGCACTGCTGGTGCTCGCGGTCAGCCTGGTGCTGATCACCGCGTTCCCCGGTACCGAGCGCGCCTGGGTGGCCGGTATCGCCCACGTCCGCAGCGTTTCCGAGCCACCGGCCTCCTCCACCTACGGCCGCTGCGAACTGCAGATTCTGGTTGACGCGCCGGGCGTACCGCCCCGGTCGGTCAAGGTCCGCGACCCCCGGGTGCCGGTGGCGAAGTGGCCCGACCCTGGCGCCACGCTGCCGATCATGGTCGCCATCGACGACCAACGCCACGTACGGATCATCTGGGACGACGTGCTGACCCACGCTGAAGCCGCTGCGGAGCGGGCCGACCTGCCGCCGGAGTTCGACGAGCCCGACTTCAGCACCCTCGACGACGACCTGCTCGACGTGGATGAGGAGCCGCCGTGGGCGCGGCGACGCTCCGACGACCTGTTCCTCGACCCGGACACCGCCCAGACCGCCGATCTCGGCGCGGGGCTGCGCGACGACGATCTGGCCGAGCCCGCCGGTCCGGCCGACGATCCGCGTCAGCGCCGACGCGACCCGGCGGAAAATCCCCGGCCGGACTTCGCCACCCCGGGATTCGACCCCGACATCGAACAGTCCGAGCCGGCGGATCCGGGCCGGGTCGACGCCCCCGGCAAGGTCGACGACCCCGTCGTGGTGAGCCAGTCACCGGGAGGCCACAAGGTGGTGGACGGCACCGTGGTGGACCCGCAGCCGGTGCCGCTGCCGCGCCGTGCCCGGCCACGGCCGTACTCCCCACCCGCCGAGCCGGAGGCCGGCACGGTCACCGCCGGAGCGGACCGGGGCCGGGCCGCCGCCGAGGCCCGCGCCGAGTCGCCGACCGCCACCGGGACGGCGCTGGCCGACCAGCCCGACCAGGACGCAGACGACCCCGACGGCGGGTCGGTGACCGACCCGGACGGCCCGCTCGCCGACCTGGCCGCCGCCGGCCCGGTGACCGGCCCCGACACCCTGGCCGACGAACCGGGCGACGACCACGGGCCGATCCACGGCGTCGGGCTGACCCTGCTCGTCGCGGACCTCGACCGGTCGGTCGGGTTCTACCGCGACATGCTCGGCTTCTTCGAGATCGACGGCGGGGACGGCAACGCGGTGCTCGCCTCCGGGCAGACCCGTCTGGTGCTGCGGTCGGTGCCCGAGGTCGCCCCGGTCAACCGTCGGCTCATGCACCTCAACCTCGAAGTCGACGGCCTGCAACGGATGCACGACGAACTCAAGGCCAAAGGGGTGCGGTTCACCTACGCGCCCCGGGCGGTCAACCGTGGTGCCCGGCTGGAGCTGTGGGCGGCTGCTTTCCGCGACCCGGACGGCCACGGTATCGCCATCATCGAGTGGCGTGATCGTGACCAGCCGACGTCCGACGCCGACACCGACGCAGCACAGTGA
- a CDS encoding DUF4233 domain-containing protein, whose protein sequence is MSADPVTDDPTTDDPAGPPPRRSGLRNPPAAARGLGAATLGLEALVLVLAIQPIRMLGDGSGPAAMVASAVLAVGAVLLAGLLRRGWAWYAGTVLQGLVLLAGLLHWSLLVVGVLFGVVWAYVWHVRRVILS, encoded by the coding sequence GTGAGCGCCGACCCGGTGACCGACGACCCAACAACCGACGACCCGGCCGGACCGCCGCCGCGTCGGTCCGGGTTGCGCAACCCGCCGGCCGCCGCGCGCGGGCTCGGCGCGGCGACCCTCGGCCTGGAAGCGTTGGTACTGGTGCTCGCGATCCAGCCGATCCGGATGCTGGGCGACGGCTCCGGCCCGGCGGCGATGGTGGCCAGCGCAGTCCTCGCCGTCGGCGCGGTGCTGCTCGCCGGCCTGCTGCGGCGCGGCTGGGCCTGGTACGCCGGCACGGTGCTGCAAGGGCTGGTCCTGCTCGCCGGCCTGCTGCACTGGTCACTGCTGGTGGTGGGGGTGCTGTTCGGCGTCGTCTGGGCGTACGTGTGGCACGTCCGGCGGGTCATTCTCAGCTGA
- a CDS encoding folylpolyglutamate synthase/dihydrofolate synthase family protein — MVFDLDRIGQLLDLLGSPQRAYPSIHLTGTNGKTSTARMIDSLLRAFGLHTGRYTSPHLETVRERISLDGEPVSEERFAAVYREVAPLAELVDKQAAEPLTYFDMTTALAFATFADAPVDVAVVEVGLGGAEDATNVLSAGVCVITPIGLDHTEWLGDTLTDIAWAKAGIVHAGSTVVTAVQPEEAAGPILDRCAEVGATIAREGGEFGVVHRAVAVGGQMLTLQGLGGRYDEVFLPLHGAHQAQNAALALAAVEAFLGAGPGRTLDAEPVRQGFAGVSSPGRLERVRSAPTILLDGAHNPHGMAATVTAVQEEFAFRRLVVVLAVLADKDAEALLDLLEPVADALVVTGNTSPRAMPVGQLAGLAVEAFGVDRVRVTQQMPDAIEAAVELAEADLDGELSGVGVLITGSVVTVADARRLLTR, encoded by the coding sequence ATGGTGTTCGACCTGGACCGGATCGGCCAGCTGCTGGACCTGCTGGGTAGTCCGCAGCGGGCGTACCCGTCGATCCATCTGACCGGGACCAACGGCAAAACCTCGACCGCCCGGATGATCGACTCGCTGCTGCGGGCCTTCGGGCTGCACACCGGCCGCTACACCAGCCCGCATCTGGAGACGGTGCGGGAGCGGATCAGCCTGGACGGTGAGCCGGTCAGCGAGGAGCGGTTCGCCGCCGTGTACCGGGAGGTCGCGCCGTTGGCCGAGCTGGTCGACAAGCAGGCCGCGGAGCCGTTGACGTACTTCGACATGACGACCGCGTTGGCGTTCGCGACGTTCGCCGACGCCCCGGTCGACGTGGCGGTGGTGGAGGTCGGGCTGGGTGGTGCCGAGGACGCCACCAACGTGTTGTCCGCCGGTGTCTGCGTGATCACGCCGATCGGTCTGGATCACACCGAGTGGCTGGGCGACACCCTCACCGACATCGCCTGGGCCAAGGCCGGCATCGTGCACGCCGGGTCGACGGTGGTCACCGCGGTGCAGCCGGAGGAGGCGGCCGGGCCGATCCTGGACCGGTGCGCCGAGGTGGGGGCCACCATCGCCCGGGAGGGCGGCGAGTTCGGCGTGGTCCACCGCGCGGTCGCGGTCGGCGGGCAGATGCTCACGTTGCAGGGGCTCGGCGGCCGCTACGACGAGGTGTTTCTGCCGCTGCACGGGGCGCATCAGGCGCAGAACGCGGCGTTGGCGCTGGCGGCGGTGGAGGCGTTCCTCGGTGCCGGCCCGGGTCGGACGTTGGACGCCGAGCCGGTCCGGCAGGGCTTCGCCGGGGTGTCGTCACCGGGCCGGCTGGAGCGGGTACGCAGCGCGCCGACGATCCTGCTCGACGGTGCCCACAATCCGCACGGGATGGCGGCCACGGTCACCGCCGTGCAGGAGGAGTTCGCGTTCCGGCGGCTCGTGGTGGTACTCGCCGTGCTGGCCGACAAGGACGCCGAGGCGCTGCTGGATCTGCTGGAGCCGGTGGCGGACGCACTGGTGGTGACCGGCAACACGTCGCCGCGGGCGATGCCGGTCGGTCAGTTGGCCGGTCTCGCGGTCGAGGCGTTCGGCGTGGACCGGGTACGGGTGACCCAGCAGATGCCGGACGCGATCGAGGCGGCGGTTGAGCTGGCCGAGGCTGACCTCGACGGGGAGCTCAGCGGGGTGGGGGTTCTGATCACCGGATCGGTGGTGACGGTGGCCGACGCACGCCGGCTGCTGACCCGGTGA